The window GCGTGCAGATCCGCACCATGAAGAACCAACAGCCGCCGATCCGCATCATTGCGCCGGGCCGCGTTTACCGTAACGACTACGATCAGACTCACACCCCGATGTTCCACCAGATGGAAGGGCTGATCGTCGATAAAGACATCAGCTTCACCAACCTGAAGGGCACGCTGCACGATTTCCTGAACAACTTCTTTGAAGAAGACCTGCAGGTTCGTTTCCGTCCGTCCTACTTCCCGTTCACCGAGCCGTCCGCTGAAGTGGACGTGATGGGCAAGAACGGCAAGTGGCTGGAAGTGCTGGGCTGCGGCATGGTGCATCCAAACGTGCTGCGCAACGTGGGCATCGATCCGGAAGTCTACTCCGGCTTCGCCTTCGGCATGGGCATGGAGCGCCTGACGATGCTGCGTTACGGCGTCACCGATCTGCGCGCATTCTTCGAAAACGATCTGCGTTTCCTCAAACAGTTTAAGTAAGGCGGGAATATCACATGAAATTCAGTGAACTCTGGTTGCGCGAGTGGGTAAACCCGGCCATCAGCAGCGAAGCATTATCCGATCAAATCACCATGGCCGGCCTGGAAGTGGACGGCGTGGATCCTGTCGCCGGCGCGTTTAACGGCGTTGTGGTGGGTGAAGTGGTCGAGTGCGGTCAGCACCCGAATGCCGACAAACTGCGCGTCACCAAGGTCAACGTCGGCGGCGATCGCTTGCTCGACATCGTCTGCGGCGCGCCGAACTGCCGTACCGGCCTGAAAGTGGCGGTCGCCACCGTGGGCGCAGTGCTGCCGGGCGATTTCAAAATCAAGGCCGCCAAGCTGCGCGGCGAGCCTTCGGAAGGCATGCTGTGCTCATTCTCCGAGCTGGGCATTTCCGACGATCATGACGGCATCATCGAGCTGCCGCTGGATGCGCCGATCGGCACCGACATCCGTGACTACCTGAAACTGAACGACAACACCATCGAGATCAGCGTTACCCCGAACCGCGCCGACTGCCTGGGCATCATCGGCGTTGCGCGCGACGTGGGCGTACTGAACCAGGTGGCGCTGACCGAGCCGGATATGAGCCCGGTGGCTGCCACTATCGACGCCACGCTGCCGATCCGCGTTGACGCGCCGCAGGCGTGCCCGCGTTATCTGGGCCGCGTGGTGAAAGGCATCGACGTCAAGGCGCCAAGCCCGCTGTGGATGCGTGAAAAACTGCGTCGTTGCGGTATCCGTTCTATCGATGCCGTCGTCGACGTCACCAACTATGTGCTGTTGGAACTTGGCCAGCCGATGCACGCCTTCGATCTGAGCCGCATCGACGGCGGCATCGTGGTGCGCATGGCGGAAGAAGGGGAAACCTTGACGCTGCTGGACGGTAACGAAGCCAAACTGAACGCCGACACCTTAGTGATCGCCGATCATCAAAAAGCGTTGGCGATGGGCGGCATCTTCGGCGGCGAGCATTCCGGCGTCAACGGGGAAACTCAGGACGTGCTGCTTGAGTGCGCTTTCTTCAGCCCGCTGTCGATCACCGGCCGCGCGCGTCGTCACGGCCTGCACACCGACGCTTCTCACCGCTATGAGCGCGGCGTCGATCCGGCGCTGCAGTACAAAGCGATGGAGCGCGCCACGCGCCTGCTGCTCGACATCTGCGGCGGCCAGGCCGGCCCGATAATCGACGTGACCCACGAGAACGAACTGCCGAAGCGCGCCACCATCACGCTGCGCCGCGAGAAACTGGATCGCCTGATCGGCCACGTGGTGCCGAGCGAGCAGGTCAGCGACATTCTGCGCCGTCTGGGTTGCCAGGTGACCGAGCAGGGCGACAGCTGGCAAGCGGTCGCGCCGAGCTGGCGTTTCGATATGGAGATCGAAGAGGATCTGGTGGAAGAAGTGGCGCGCGTTTACGGCTACGACAACATCCCGGATGTGCCGGTCCGCGCCGATCTGGTGAT of the Serratia marcescens subsp. marcescens ATCC 13880 genome contains:
- the pheT gene encoding phenylalanine--tRNA ligase subunit beta, whose product is MKFSELWLREWVNPAISSEALSDQITMAGLEVDGVDPVAGAFNGVVVGEVVECGQHPNADKLRVTKVNVGGDRLLDIVCGAPNCRTGLKVAVATVGAVLPGDFKIKAAKLRGEPSEGMLCSFSELGISDDHDGIIELPLDAPIGTDIRDYLKLNDNTIEISVTPNRADCLGIIGVARDVGVLNQVALTEPDMSPVAATIDATLPIRVDAPQACPRYLGRVVKGIDVKAPSPLWMREKLRRCGIRSIDAVVDVTNYVLLELGQPMHAFDLSRIDGGIVVRMAEEGETLTLLDGNEAKLNADTLVIADHQKALAMGGIFGGEHSGVNGETQDVLLECAFFSPLSITGRARRHGLHTDASHRYERGVDPALQYKAMERATRLLLDICGGQAGPIIDVTHENELPKRATITLRREKLDRLIGHVVPSEQVSDILRRLGCQVTEQGDSWQAVAPSWRFDMEIEEDLVEEVARVYGYDNIPDVPVRADLVMTQHREADLTLKRVKTMLVDHGYQEAITYSFVDPKVQALLHPNEEALILPSPISVEMSAMRLSLWTGLLSAVVYNQNRQQTRLRLFESGLRFVPDSAADLGIRQDVMLAGVIAGHTHDEHWDLARKPVDFYDLKGDLESVLELTGKLSEIQFRAEANPALHPGQSAAIYLHGERVGFIGVVHPELERKLDLNGRTVVFELEWNKLASRAVPQAREISRFPANRRDIAIVVAENVPAEDILAECKKVGANQVVGVNLFDVYRGKGVAEGDKSLAISLVLQDTARTLEEEEIAATVAKCVEALKQRFQASLRD